A region of the Methylomagnum ishizawai genome:
GTTGCGCGGTCACAGTCCAGCCGCTAACATTCCCCTTGTTGCGGATTCCTCGAAAATTGTTGTTGTTTGGGCTACAAGGAGATGAACATGACGAAAAAGATTTTATTGGCCATGGGTCTCGCCAGCGCGATGACCGGCCTGTCCGCCCAGGCGGACGACGACTACGGCAATACCAGCACCTTCACAGACGACCGTTTCTATATCGCGCCGTTCGGCAGCTACCTGCACACCGGCGGCGATACCAAAGGCACCGATGGCTGGGGCGCGGGCGGCGCGGTCGGCAAAATCATCAACGAATACTTCAACGTCGAACTGCGCGGTTTCTGGCAGAGCTACGGAAATAGCCTTGGATGGAACCATGGTTCCAACCAGAACTATCCCGGCGGGCAAACCGACCTGGCTGGCGGCACCATCGACCTCCAATACTATTTCATGCGCGACGCCTTCTCCCCCTATGCCGTATTGGCCCTGGGCGGCATGAACACTAGCGCCCGCACCGGCGACAATTCCCCCTACCATGGGAAGGGCAAGCAGCAAAGCTCCTTCATCTTCGAACTGGGCGTGGGCGCGACCTACGAACTGTCCGACAACTTCCTGCTGCGCGGCGATGTGCGCTACCGGGGCAATACCGCCAACGCCCTGAGCGGCATCAACCCGGTGAACGGCGATGCCATGTCCCAGAACACCGACCTGCTGAGCGACATGGTCATCAACCTGGGCTTCGTCATTCCCTTGGGCGAAAAGCCGGGCACCGTGGCCGAAGCCCCCGCCGCCGCCGCGCCGGTCGATGAATGCGCCAACCGCGACAC
Encoded here:
- a CDS encoding OmpA family protein, with the protein product MTKKILLAMGLASAMTGLSAQADDDYGNTSTFTDDRFYIAPFGSYLHTGGDTKGTDGWGAGGAVGKIINEYFNVELRGFWQSYGNSLGWNHGSNQNYPGGQTDLAGGTIDLQYYFMRDAFSPYAVLALGGMNTSARTGDNSPYHGKGKQQSSFIFELGVGATYELSDNFLLRGDVRYRGNTANALSGINPVNGDAMSQNTDLLSDMVINLGFVIPLGEKPGTVAEAPAAAAPVDECANRDTDHDGVNDCDDKCPGTMKGSKIDDQGCPIVMELRGVNFQFDSDELTPGAKRILDGAADQLVAFPEKRDIEVAGYASDEGRPDKRQYNLNLSQRRSESVVRYLKAKGVANKLYAKGYGVEYPIADNRTEAGREKNRRVELRWMGD